Part of the Nicotiana sylvestris chromosome 2, ASM39365v2, whole genome shotgun sequence genome, GGTCTTTTGTTTTGGTAGGTTAAAATCTCTGGAGGGGGTCGTTGTAATGTGACTAATGGGCATTGTCCTGACAATAAGGTAaagttttctttttcaatttaagaATGTAATCTCCCTAGTATGTACAATTGGTGCCCGAAGCTTAAAGTTCTTGGAGTATGGCACTTGTGGAAGAGTGACTATTGCTTAACGGTAATTTTCGCCCCTTGATGGTTGGGGAATTCAATGTACCTAATAATTATTGTTCCTAAGATTGTATACCTTAAGGATTTGAAGATAAATGCATTTTAGCCTATGCTTTTTGCACATGACACATTGAAGTATGAATAGGTAATTCAGTTTGAATAAATACTTACTATTTTCTATTTGAAGTCTGAACTCCCTTTACCCAGATTTTGCACTCGCCTATTCTCATTGAGTAGGATGTTTGTCAGTTGCTCATTAGAATtataaaatcaactaaaattagCAAGACTCTAAGAGTGTGtgtgttcttttcttttctaaaatGTGCTGATAGTCGAGTCTCATTTTCAACTTCAGATATAGCAGCATATAAGTCAAGCTCAATCAAAACCAACCTCGTTTGCAGATTTTGGCAGAAAACTATCCAAGGGGTCATAAGGAATTCCGAGGCTCCTTTTTCCATATTCATGGTCCAATGGATACAATGTCCTGGTTCACAGATCATGGCGTGGCATTGAAAGTAATCTCCAAAACTACCCTTTTtatgtttcttttcttcttatgATGCTAAGTAATTCTGCTGATTTGCCTCAGATTGAGGAAGACGGAAGGGTCTTCCCCACCAGTGATAATTCATCTACTATAATTGATTGCCTCATGTCCGAGGCAAAGAGGAGCGGAGGTAGATAAACTATCCCATCACGATTTTTTTTATCCTTTCAGAATTATTTGGGAGCATGTATGGTTGGATAAGCTTTTACTATTATTCACATTACTCGTTGTATATTCCTATCCTTGAAGTTCTCCAAGGGCATGGGTGCCTACATCCATTATCTAAAGTGTCTGATTGAGTAGCTTTGGACTTTCAACTCTTGTAATGTCACACTTCCCTAAAAGCAAAACGTTTTCTTTTAGCTCACGTGTATATCTgcatctctctctatctctcccCACATGTACGCACTGTCACATGCTAATATGGTGTTACTCGTGTACTTGAAACCAAGTATTTTCCAAGAACATCTTGGATTTGAGACATGGGatcatttattttctttgttgtgGTAGAACATGGGAGGCAGAGTGGCAGCTTAAACAAATTGGAACAGGGAAATATGAACCTCATCTCTATTCACACTGCAAAAATATTAACCCAACACTATCCTCTTTGTAATCAATCTGCCTATAGCATCCATTGTCAACATGTTTATGAAATTGCTTCTGGGTTTAAACTACTGTATACCAAGGTTAGAAGTTAAAAAATCATCAAGTTAATGCCTATGTTAAGACTACCTGCACCTGGTATGTACTTATAGTATGTTTACcttctttgttttgaagtttacTCAATtatcctttatttatttattccgtTTCAGTCACCAGTTTGAGATGGAAAAGTTCTGTCTAAACGGTAAAATAGTTCGAGATATTATCCTGCATTTTCTGTGCAATTTCTATGCAATATACCTTGTACTTGAGATTTTCTATGTAGTCTTGTTGCAGACAGGAAAAGTTGTTACTGGTGCATCTTCCACTGCTGATGGCAAGTTTGCAGTCAAGCTTGAGAAACGTAGCCTTGATTATGTGGAGCACGTTGAAGCTGATTATCTACTAATTGCTAGTGGGAGTAGTAAGCAGGTCAGTTTGGTTATGAGTTAGCAGCATTTTTGCATCCATTCCTTCACTTAATTTCCATCTTTTCCTGTTCAGGGTTACAATCTTGCCACTCAACTTGGTCATTCTATTGTGCAACCTGTTCCAAGCCTGTTCACTTTCAAGATTGATGACTCAAAGTTAGCAGAATTGTCTGGTGTAGGTTTCTCTACCATTTGCAGCCAATTGAGTGAATTCAGTCTTTGAGGTGTTTGCCTGCTACTCCTTATgttttatatcacatgaatgaAGATATAGCTAGTTGTTTATCGTCAATAATTCCTTCTTTCCTGAATTAAGGATATACTTAGGGAGATGCTTTATATGTCTCATAagtgtttttttttaataaatatttttgATTCAGATCCTGTTCGTTTTTTAATATAACCTGATTAATATTGGTATTAAGGATGACATAGGGCTGATCAACTATCAACTATCTGcaatgtgattttattatctcCTCTTTCTGGCATTTAATATGTCTTAGGATGCAGCTAGTGTCTTCGACTTCTATAGATGCTACCTTGCCTGCTTCAAATTTCTAATGTTCTATAAGTAACCAAGCTAACTCTTCCCTGAAATAAGTGCTAATTGCTCTAAGAACATGACAGTCTTATGTCCCCTGTAAAATGTACATTCACCTTTATGACATTTTAGATGATGCTTTGGCATTCTTTATCACAGGACATTGTCTACTGATTGTACTTTTTTGTCTAATGACATAGTGATCTCTGCTTTCTTCCTTAACAAAATTTTTCATTTAAATTATGAAGATTTTGTGGTTCACTTTTTTGTGTTTGAAAGTGAACAATATATTTTAATGTGTTTCAGACATCATTGCACTTCTGTGTTGATTCTTAAAATTGTTGTGACATACTTATTACACTTTTGAGTACATGAAAATATTCTTGCCTTTGCCTAACAATCTTTTTGCTTGTCACCCATAGGTTGCATTTCCAAAAGTTAAAGCAAAATTACACTTGGAAGGCATCCTGAAGAATATACCACAGCTTACTCAGGTATGCATTTCAGATTGATGACATTTATTGGATAGAATTTTGGTACTGCAGAACAATAATCCTATCTTTTAGCTAGGGCCCATGCTAGTGACACATTGGGGACTCAGTGGGCCTGTGGTTCTTAGGCTATCTGCTTGGGGTGCACGTTATCTATCCAGTTCAGACTATAAGGGTAAAACATGTCTTCCTTTTTCTGTTTTTGTCGTTTTCTCTTCACCACAATCTTATCTCTTGCTAAATTTAGTTGCAAAAACATCCAGGTACGCTTTGTGTGGATTTTACTCCTGATCTCCATATTGAAGATCTAAA contains:
- the LOC104212879 gene encoding uncharacterized protein, coding for MNLVSLRFILRVGFASQTSSNLKGSYPCSISTRGRRRLSAITFSLAAPKAGEELLVVVGGGAAGIYGAIRAKTLAPHLKVVVFEKAKPLSKVKISGGGRCNVTNGHCPDNKILAENYPRGHKEFRGSFFHIHGPMDTMSWFTDHGVALKIEEDGRVFPTSDNSSTIIDCLMSEAKRSGVLLQTGKVVTGASSTADGKFAVKLEKRSLDYVEHVEADYLLIASGSSKQGYNLATQLGHSIVQPVPSLFTFKIDDSKLAELSGVAFPKVKAKLHLEGILKNIPQLTQLGPMLVTHWGLSGPVVLRLSAWGARYLSSSDYKGTLCVDFTPDLHIEDLKSALICHKSQFLRQKVLNSYPSEFALVKRFWKYILDREGICGDMLWSSISNNMLFSVASLLKDCAFSVKGKGQFKDEFVTAGGVPLSEIYLDTMGSRIHSHLYFAGEVLNVDGITGGFNFQNAWTGGYIAGTSIGNLAGDRCYMTE